ACCTGGCGCTGCGAGGGAGTGACGTACAGGGTTGTCGGCCCCGCGTCGCGCGAGACGCTCGTCGAGATCGCCGTCTCGATGACCTGCGAGTGACGGGGGTCCGGTGAGCGTTCCGACCACGAGTGCCAGTGGCCTACGGTCGGCTGTACAGCGAGTAGGTGATGAACGCGAGGCCGGCGAACTGGAGGAGCCTGACCACGAGTCTGAGCGGGTCGCCGACCGCGGCCGGGAGGACCTGCAACCGGAGCAGGAGCGTCCCGAAGAAGGCGAGCGAGAACGACACGGCGGTCAGCAGGACGAGACCGACCGAGAGGTAGCGCATCGATCGGCTGTCGTTGCGACGAAAGCCCCGGTAGGCCTGGTAGCCGACGACGAGGCCCAGTACGGTGGAGCCGAGCGAGACCAGCACTGCGCCGAACTGCGCGGCAGTGTACCCCCAGATCATAGGTCCTGCCACATCCTGGTGAAGCGGTCGGCGACGTCTTCCTCGGACGCCGGACGGCGGTCCAGTTCGACCGACCACTCGCCGTCTTCGAAGGTGACGTTGACGCCTCTGAGTCGAGAGGCGTAGACGCTGTAGTGGTGGCCGCCGGGGTCGAACTCCGTCTGTTCCTCGACGAGGTCGTGTTCTTTCAGACGGTCGACGCGCCGATATATCGTCGACTCGGACGCGTCGCACCGGTCGCTGAGCGTATCTACTGGCATGGGTTTGGCACTCGTGGCTGCGAGGATCGCGCGGGCGTACTCGTCTTCGAGGAGCGCGAGTAACTCCGCCTCGTCGCGATCGTCGCTCACACCGGCCCGTGGACCGTCGGCGGCTTAAAAACCCGCCGTCGGTCGCAGAGTCTGGGACCGTGCCGGAGTCGCCCCGTCGGTATCCCGTCGCTCACCGCCGGGGCATCCACAGCCCGTAGAGGATGCAACAGAGGCCGACGATCGTCGCGAGGTCGGCGGCCAGCGCGAGCGCGGTGCGGACGGTCGACCGCAGTCCGGGTGCGAACGTCGCGACCGCGTCGAGGGCGGCGAACCCGCCGAACAGGACGCCCGGCGTCCAGAACGCGAGGAAGAAGCCCGCGGCGACGAACAGCATGGGGAGGCTCTCGTTGCGGCGGTACCCGCGGTAGGCGACGTAGCCGACGGCGAACCCGAGGATCGCGATGACGGCGGTCGTGATCCCTGGGATCAGCCCCTCGGCGGTCGCCGCGAAGTGCAGCGGTGCGACCGGTTCGGGCGCATCGGGCAGTGGAACGCTCATCTCAGGTCCTCCACGAACTCGGTGAACCGGTCGGCCATCCGCCCGCGGCGGGTGAGCCGTATCTCGAACCCGTCCTCCGTGAGGTCGACGACGGCGCGGTCGAGGGTCGCCGTGTACACCTTGTAGTGGTGGCCGTCCTCGCCGGCGCGGGTCTGCTCGGCGACCAGCTCTTCCTCGCGCAGTGTCTCCAGTCGGCGGTAGACCGTCGGGCCGGACACCGAACAGCGCTCGGCGAGTTCCGTCGCCGAGAGCGCCTCTGCGGCCGTGGCTTCGAGGATCGTCCGAGCGCAGTCGTCGCCCAGCAGCGACGCCACGGTGTCGATATCGGTGTCCTCATCCACACGTAATCACCGTCCGCTCGGAGCGTCAAACCGGGCGTTGGACTTCACTCGGTGAAGCCGCGGCTACCATCTTAATTGGTTCGGCGCGGTAGGGTCGAGTGCAATGGTCGCAATCGACGAAACCACCCTCGGCCTCGCGTTCGCCGTGCTCGGCGTCGTGTTCTCGATCGCGTGGATCGCGCTCGGGCTGTACGGCATCAACTCCCTCCGGGAGATCCGAGCGGCGCTCGCCGACGACGACACGGACGGCAACGGTTCCTGACCGGTCGGCCTCGCCCTGCTCAGTCGTCGGCCGGCTCCGCGCTTCCGGTCTCCGCTCGCACGCGCTCGACGGCGTCGGCCACGTCGGCGCCCGCGTCGGCGGCCCGTTCGAGCACCACGTCGGCCATCAGCGGCTCGGTCCCCACCGCGCCGGAGTACCAGATCCGGTGGCCGTCGACCTCGGCGGGCGTGTCCCACCCCTCGCGGTAATCCTCCGTGAGCCCCATGTCCTCGGGGATGTCCTCCTGGGTGTGGTAGCCGTCGGCGACGAACAGGGGCACGACGACCACGTCCTCGCTGTCGAAGAAGTCGGTCACGTCGTCGACCTCGGGGTCCTCGTCCATGAACAGCGCCTCTACCTCGTCGAACCGGTCCATCTCGCGGATGCGGTCGGCGTGGTACTCGATAGCTTTCGCGGAGTTCTCGTTGCGCTCGGTGCCGTGACCGACGACGGCGAGGCCGAACCCCTCGCCAACGTCGGGGTCGCCGGTCACCGACTCGGCGCGGCGGACGATCACGTCGCTCATCGCCTCGTGGGTGCCGACGGGGCCGCAGTAGTGGACCGTCTTGTCCACGTCGGTCGGTCGGAGCGTCGCGTGAGTGGCGCTGGTACCGTCGGAATCCCAGGCATCGGGGTCCCAGCCGTCGAGGCGCAGCTCCCGCGGAATGACGTCCTCGGTGAAATACCCCTCGGAGATGAACAGGGGGACGACGTACACCTCGTCGCTCTCGACGGTCCGCAGGACCTCGCGGAAGGAGGGTTCCTCCTTCCAGAAGCCCTCGCGGACCTCGTCGAAGGCGCCAGTCGCGCGGATGGTGTCTGCGTGGTCGAACGTCGGCGCGCTCGACCCCGCGTTGAGGTGCGAGCCGTGGGCGACGATGACGAGCGCTTCCATACCCGCGCCTTGGGAAACCCGCATCTTAGGGGTGTCGTTGGTAGTCGCCGACCCTCGACCGAGGAATGACAGTTCGAAAACAATATTGCGGTTCGGCTGATGTATCGAGCCGATGTCGGAAGACGACACTGCTGTCACCGCTCCGGACCCGGAGACGGTCGCGGCCCGCGACGGCGTCACGGTCGACGAACGGACGCGAGCGTTCCCGGACGAGCAGTTCGACGCGCTCCGCGACCGATACGAGCGGATCGACGGGGTCGTGCTGGTCGGCGTCACTCGCGACGACGGCGCGGTCCTCCTCCAGGGAGGAGACAACTGGTCCCCGCCCGGCGGCGAGGTGGACCCGGGCCAGGACTGGGCGAGCGCCGCCGAGTCGGCCGTCGGGGCACTGACCGGCGTCGAGGTCACCGTCGAAGCGGCCGAACTCGTCGAATACAACGAGTTTCACCGGGAGGGGGACAGCGACGACTCGTTTCGAGCGCCGGTGGTCCACTTCGGCGCGTCGCTGGCCGGCGACGCCGACTCGTTTCGCGAGGACCCGACCGTCGCCGACGACTGGGACCACCCCGCGTTCAACCCCGAGGCGGTCGACCTCGCCTGGTTCGATGCGGTGCCGGCCGACGCCGACCCGAGCCACGAGGACCACATCGCCCTGTACTTCGACTGACCGGCGCGTCCGGCCGCCGTCCCGGTGACTTTTTGATCGTCGTCCGCATCCAGACGCGCATGACACTCGCCGCGGACACCCGCGCGGCCGTCCGGCGCCACCCGTTCCTGTACGACGCGCTCCGGGCGGGCGTGGTCAACTACAGCGCCGCCGCCCGCTTTCTCGACGTCGACGGCGAGGCCGATCCGGTCGTCGCCGCCCTGCGCCGCTTCGCCGAGGACCTCCCCGACTACGACCGCCCCGGCGACTCGCCGCCGGTGAGCATGCAGAGCGGCCTCGGCGAGGGCGACCCCGCCGACGCCCTGCTGGCGGTCGGCGATCTCGCGCTCGTCCCCGACGAGGGGTCGCTGACGGCGATCACCGCCGGCGGCGAGGCCGACGCCGCGGCGCTCCGGGAGGTGCTCGGTCGGTTGGAAACTGCCGGGGTGGCCGTCGAGGCCGCGGCGGTCGGCGGCGGGTCGCTGGTCGTGGTGGTCGGCCGTCGCGACGGGGCGGACGCGGTGCGCGCGGTCGAGGACGCGCTGGCGGTGTAAGTTCGTCGAGCGAACGGGGCCGACAATTCAACTCGGAAGACGACCGATCAGATAGTAATGGCTACACAGGCGCGCTGGATCGTCGACGACGAGGAGTCGGCCGTTCACGACGAACCGCACATCGCGGACAGCCGGATCACGGTACGTGCGGTCCACGAATGGGTCGAAAACGGCGACCTCGACCCGGAGACGGTCGCCGGTCGGCACAATCTCGACATCGCCGCGGTCTATCACGCGCTCGCGTACTACCACGAACACCCCGAGCGGATGCGCGAAGTCGAACGCGACCGCGAGCGGACTATCGAGGCGAATCGCGGGCGGGCGGTCACCGGCCCCGACGACCTCGAATGACCGTCCCGGTGCTCGCCGATGAGAACGTCGACCACCGAGTCGTCCACCGGCTCGAACACTACGGGGTCGACGTCCCGGATGGCCACGTTTTTTACATGGGCGAAAACTGGCTCTAACCCACCACCGACGCCCTCGCGGCGTAGGTACGCGGCATCGCCCGCCGCCCATCCGCCAGCTTGAAACGCCGGGCCGCGTAGACTCCCGGTAATGACGCTCCAGCTTTCGAACACGCTCACGGGCGAGCGCGAGGCGTTCGAGCCGGTCGACGACGAGCAGGTCACCCTCTACCTCTGCGGTCTGACGACCTCGGACCCGGCCCACGTCGGCCACGCCCGAACGTGGACCCACACCGACGTGGTCCACCGGTGGCTGGAGTACCTCGGCTACGACGTGCGCCACGTCGAGAACTTCACCGACGTGAACGAGAAGATCGTCGCCCGCGTCGGCGAGGTCGGCGACGACGAGGAGAGCGTCGCTCGCCACTACACCGAGTCCTTCATCGAGGACATGCGCGCGCTGAACCTCAAACGAGCCGACGTCTATCCGCGGGTTTCCGAGCACGTCGACGAGATCTTCGCGATGGTCGAGACGCTGGTCGAGGCGGGCTACGCCTACGAGTCCGACGGGTCGGTGTACTTCGACGTGACCGCCGACGACGACTACGGCAAGCTCTCCAACCAGGACGTCGAGGCGTCGGAGGTCCAGGGCGACGAAGCCGAACTCGCCGAGAAGCGCCACCCCGCCGACTTCGCGCTGTGGAAGGCCGGCGGCGTCGACCCCGACGATATCGCCCAACACCGCCACGACGAGGCGGCTCCCGCCGAAGCGGCCGCCGAACAAGCGCAGACCTGGGACTCGCCGTGGGGCGAAGGCCGCCCGGGTTGGCACATCGAGTGCTCGGCGATGTCGACGACCCACCTCGGCGAGACCTTCGACATCCACGTCGCCGGCTCCGACCTTGTCTTTCCCCACAACGAAAACGAGATCGCACAGGCCGAGTGCGCGACGGGCCGGGAGTTCTCGCGCTACTGGCTCCACACCGGGATGGTCCAGGTCGAAGACGAGAAGATGTCCTCCAGCCTGCGGAACTTCACGACCGCCCGCGGGGCCATCGAGGAGTTCGGTGTCGACACCCTCCGGACCTTCTTCGTCTCCACCGTCTACTCGGCGGACCCGACGTTCTCCGAGGAGACGCTCGCCGAGGCCGAGGAGCGCTGGGAGCAGCTCGAACGCGGCTACGAACGAGCGGTCGAGGCCGCCGACAGCGTCGACGCCTACTCGGACGCCCCGGATTCGGACCTCGCGGCAGCAGTCGACGCCGCCCGCGCGGACTTCGAAGCGGCTATGAACGACGATCTGAACACCCGCGAGGCGATGGCGGCGCTGCTCGAACTCGCGTCGGCGGTCAACGCCCACGTCGACGAGCGCGACCGCTACGACTTCCCGGGACTCAAGCGGGCCATCGACGCCTTCGAGGAGCTCGGTGGGGACGTGTTCGGTCTCTCGTTCGGGACGGCCGACGGCGGCGAGGTACGGGTCGCCGAGGACCTGGCCGAACTCGTCCTCGACCTGCGCGAACGCGAGCGCGAGGCGGGCAACTACGAGCGCGCCGACGAACTCCGCGACCGCCTCGACCACATCGGCGTCGCGGTCGAAGACGGCGACGACGGTCCGACCTACCGGTTCGAGTAGCTGCCGTCCGCTCCGGACCCGATCCGTCGCACCGTGGCCCGTGCCGGCGGGTTTATCCCCCGTCGCGATAACGTCGGTGACATGTTACGGTCACGTGAGGTCGGTATCGGAGTCGCGCTCGTTCTCTTGCTGGCGACCGCCGGTTGCGTCGGCTTTCTGACGGGGGACGCGCCGCTCGGGTTCGCCGCGAACGCGACCGAGGTCGACGACGCGACGCTCGAGGAGACCGAGTACCGGCTCGCGCACAGCGCCTCGCCCAATAGCACGCAGAACGTCACCGTCGGGGGCCAGACTCGCCAGGTCGTCGTCTCCAGCGAACTCCGGCGGTACAACCGCACCGTCGCGCTGGCCGAGGGCATCGAGGGCGAGTTCGCGCGTGCGACCGTCTTCACGTCGCCCGCCGCGACGGTCGCGGGGACCTCGGTCAACCCCATCGGGTCGCTCTCCGACGAGGGGCTCGTCCGCCGGTTCGTCGGCGCCTCTTCGGGCCTCGCGAACGTCGAGTTCCGGTCGAACCGCTCGGTCGAATTCCTCGGCGAGTCCCGGACGGTCTCGGAGTACGCCGCCACCCGGTCGATGGGTGGCGTACGGACGAACGCGACGATCCACCTCGCGACGGTCGAACACGACGGCGACTTCGTGACCGTCGTCGCCGTCCACCCGGAAGCGGTCGACGAGCGCTCGCGAGTCGACGCGCTGCTGGCCGGCCTCCGGCATCCGCCGGCCTGACGGGCTCGGCGACGGTCGCGTCCGGTTCCTGTCGAACCGCGATTAGCCGCCGCCGCCGGCGACGCCGCTGCCGATCGCGGCGCCGCAGTCGGCACAGCCGACCACGTAGAAGCGCTTGGAGGAGCGGAACAGTCCGGCCATCTTCGCGTCCATGTCGACGAACTCGACGTCTTCCTTCGCGGCGAGTTCGGTCTCGCATTCAGGGCAGTGGACCATACACTCGCCCACTCCGCGGGGTTCGGTAAGTGTCTTGTCCCGCCCGCGGGGGGGTGCAGTGGGGCGGCGGCCGAGTGCTGCGGTCGAATACGCTTTTGTCGCTCGCGGTCGTCCGAGGGTGCATGAGGGCGGCATTCTCGCTCGGCCTGGCGCTCACGGCGGTCGGCACCGCTGGGTACGCGGTCGGCGTCGCGGCGCCCTACCCGGGCCGGTCGCTGTCCGTAACCGCGGTCATGGTGGGGGTTACGCTCGCGGCGATCGGACGGGCAAAACTCCCGGAGGACGAGCCGTGACGACGGCGCTCGTCTACCGCGCCGAGGAGGTCACCGAGTACGACGACCTCGACGCGGCCCGCGCCGCCGACGGGACGACCTGGGTCCACGTCGCCGACGCCGACCGCGTCGAGATGGAGCGAGTCGCCGATGCGTTCGATATCCACCCGCTCTCGGTCGAGGACGTGTGCAACGGTGTCCGCCCCAAAGCCGAGGAGTACGACGACTACACGCTCGTCGTCGTCAAGCGCGCCACCCTCCGTGGCGGCGAGACCACCTTCGACGAGGAGATCCGGGACGTGCCGGTCGGCGTCTTCGTCGGCCCCGACTGGCTAGTCACCCTCTCGGCCGGTCCCGTGGACCCGGTCGACCGCGTCCGGCAGGCCGTCCGCTCGGGCGACGAGCGGCTGCTCCACCGCGGGGCCGACTTCACCGCCTATCGCGTCCTCGACGTGGTCGTCGACGAGTACTTCGCCCTGCTCGACGAGATCGAGGACGATATCGAGACCGTCGAGGACGCCGTGACCACCTCGACGAACATCGAGACGCTCGAAGCCATCAACAGCGTCCGCCGCGAGCTGCTCTCCTTTCGCAAGCTCGCCTGGCCCACCCGCGAGGCCGTCGGCGTCCTCGCCAGAGGCGACCCCGCCCAGATCGACGAGGAGACCGAGAAGTACTTCCGCGACGTGTACGACCACCTCGTCCAGCTGGTCGACCTGACCGAGACCTACCGTGACCTGGCCTCGGGCGCGCGAGACATCTACCTCAATACCCTCTCCCAGTCCACCAACGAGGTGATGAAGGTGCTCACCGTCGTCGCGACTATCTTCATCCCCCTCACCTTCGTCGTCGGCGTCTACGGCATGAACTTCGGGTCGAGCCCCTACAACATGCCCGAACTCGCCTGGCCCTACGCCTACCCCGCCGTCATGGTCGGCATGTTGCTGGTCGCGCTCGTCATGCTCTCGTACTTCCGCGGTCAGGACTACATCTGAGTGATTGCACTCCGAGGAGAAGCATTCGCCCGCGGCTCGCTCGCGGCAGTCACTCCCGAGAGACGTCACGCCGAAGGCGGGGGCGACCCCGCTCGAAAAGTGTTTGAGTCGTCGGAGACAAGTCGGGGTATGCTCCGGTATCTGGGGTTGCTGTTGCTGGTGCCGCTGCTGGACTCGCTGTTTCTCGTCTTCGTCGCGACACAGATCGGTGCCCCGCTGACGATCCTCCTCGTCGTCCTGACCGCCCTCCTCGGACTGTTGCTCGTCCGCGCCGAGAGCCGCCACACCATCCGCGAGATACAGCGGAAACTCGCCGTCGGCGAACTCCCGACGAACGAACTGTTGGACGGCGCTTTCCTGCTCGTCGCGGGCGCGCTGACGCTGACGCCCGGCCTGGTCACGGACGCGATCGGCATCCTGCTGCTCGTCCCGTTCACCCGCGCACCCGTCCGCTGGTTCGTCCGCGAGAAGATACTCGTCCCCTACATGGACAAGAAAAGCGGCGGGTTCGCCACCGGCAACGTCTACATCGGCGGGTTCCCCTTCGGCGGCGAGGGTGGCCCGAACGTCGGCGGCCAGGGGCCCAACGTCGGTGGGCAGGGTCCCGGTCCCGCCGGCCCCTCCGACGGCGACGCCTACGACCTCGACGAGGACGCGTACGACATCGACTTCGAGGACCGCGACGGCGACGACCGCCGCGGGTTCGACTGACTGGCGACCCCGTCGACGACACCCTGTGGACCCGTACCACAGAACCGCCACACGGCGCGGCTATCGACGCCGAAGGGTAACTGTTAAAGTCCCCCGTCGGAAAGGTATGGATGCGTTCGACCGGGCCAATAGCTCAGTTAGGTTGAGCGCTCGGCTGATAACCGGGAGGTCCGCGGTTCAAATCCGCGTTGGCCCACTCAGTTTCCTCCTATCGCGCAATGACCAGACGTGAGTGTACTCACTTAAAGGTTCGTCCGCGGTTCGATTTCATTCCATCTACGAATGAGCGAGGTGGGGCGACGTATTGCGATTTGACGAAATCGAACTGACGAGAGAGTTACCGCTATTTTCAGCCGAGATTAGTCAACCCCCTCATTCCTATCCGCCACTCCAGAGAAAATAGAGGAATGACAGCAGAGGGACGGTCGGATGGTTGGCCGCAGTCGGGTCTGCGGTCAGTCTCTCAGCACCGCCCGACTGACCCGCCTGCCCTTTGTGCGGCTCAACACACCGCGACCGTTCACAGTCTAACGACAGTGAGGGGGATGGGGGCATTGCTATCCATGTAATCATCTGATTGTTCCCAAACTTATTACTCAAGCAAAGGTAGTATTCTGACTATGGGCGTAGTTCGGGCCGCATCGAAGCTTGCCGTGGTGATGGGTATACTCTGGCTGGTAGCAATCATCTTTCAAGGAGAGGTTTCGAGGGCTGAGCAGGCTGCGTTAACCGTCACTACAATAATTGAGACGATTTCAGCACTCCCAAAACAAACTCTCGTCGCGTTATCCATCATAGGATTCTTCGGTTTCATACTGTGGTCCGAAGAATGAGGTAGTGAACATTGCCCTGCCTGATTGATGAGGGCAACCGCCTGTCGCCAATAGTGAGTCGATAAACGAATCGTTGTACAACGTACTGTTGTAAAAGATATACTCTCCCCCAACAATCACCATCAAGGAACGGATCGGGATTGGTTCCTTGACGGATTTGTGCCCACTGTGTTGTTCCAACAATGGGGCTTCCAACGTCGACCACTCGTCTCGGGGTTGGTTCCCCAAGGCACCCATCTATGGATGTAGTACATCAGTCCCAATCACGGGACCATCCCTCCACGATCACCAGTCTAAGGAGGGCGAGGCAGTTGGCTTTTTCAATTGCCGTTTCTGCCAAGTGTCTGAGTGGTTCGTTCTGTCGGCTTGACCTATAGTATGTTCTGAGGATTTGTAAAACCGTCGTTCACGTCGTCCGCTCGAACAAATCGATGAATACAGCAATCACGATAATCGCTTCGAGAATCATCATTTGGTTGTTCACCACCTACGGACCCGTCTCCACGCAAGATAATAAACAGACGCTTCGGATTACATCCGTTCGACAGGGAAGAAGTCGGTGTATAGATTGTCCGTTACGTCGTCTCTGTGGATCGTCATGGTTGAGCCGTCCCCTACCACTCGGAGATTGATGAGTGTTCGTGAGATGGCTGTAACGGACAACATGGTTCCATCAGGTGCATAGTATAGCGTGTCTCCGTGGGTCACATCGTCGCGCTCGTAATCAATCGAGTATTCATCACGGTGGATGGATGGGAGGTGCATGAGTCAGTACACCTCGTAGGCGTCAGGATCGGCTCCACAGTCGCAACCCTCACCGTGCATGGGATCCTCGCAGTATCCTTCTCCCCCGTCTCCGATGTCCCCGCAGGTGGGCGAGGGGTGTTCGAGGGCCATTCAGATCCCCTCCTCGAAGGTAGCACCGTCACGGTAGCAGTCGAAACACGGGCATCCATCAGGAAGTTCATTACACTCGTTACAGTCGTCGTCCGACTGTTCCCCGTCCGCCATCGTCTCCGTTGCCCGACTCCCGCCGTCGGCGATGGGCGATTGTTCGTTGGCGAACCGTGGGCCTTCGCCATCGGTGTGTTCCCCTATCTGTGGGTCGACGGCGTCTCGTTCAACCCAGGAGGGAACCGTCTGTTCGCCCATTGCGAAAGCGACTCGGCGAACGTGCTTACAACGGTCAATGTCGTCCCTGTATTCGTAATCAGGACAGTCACAGATGTCCCGACGGGCATCGACTCTGTAACTACTTCCCGACTCAGAAACTACTTCGAACACGTCCCCGCCCATCGGGAGAACAGTCATGCACTCCGTGAGGGCTCGAACGGTCCTATCGTCTATCGTCTCTACACCCTCGGCCGTGACGACACCGTCAAGTGCCGTCGTTGCAAACTCGGACATGGGTTGTGGTCCAACCCATCGGCGTCCGTGTTGGCGCACGGGCGCTTTCTGCGAGACGCAATACGCCGATGAGTTACATCAACCAACGAAGGGCATCCACTTAATCCTGTCGCATGTAAGGATTCAAGTACCCACAAGGCGAACAAAGAGGTATGCCCGAACACCATGATGACAGTGAATACGTCGATGCAATCCGAGATGGAAACCACGCGACAACGGATATAGCGGACTACGTCGGTGTGAAACGACAGTCTGCGTATGAACGACT
This DNA window, taken from Halosimplex litoreum, encodes the following:
- a CDS encoding ArsR/SmtB family transcription factor, whose translation is MSDDRDEAELLALLEDEYARAILAATSAKPMPVDTLSDRCDASESTIYRRVDRLKEHDLVEEQTEFDPGGHHYSVYASRLRGVNVTFEDGEWSVELDRRPASEEDVADRFTRMWQDL
- a CDS encoding DUF6517 family protein produces the protein MLRSREVGIGVALVLLLATAGCVGFLTGDAPLGFAANATEVDDATLEETEYRLAHSASPNSTQNVTVGGQTRQVVVSSELRRYNRTVALAEGIEGEFARATVFTSPAATVAGTSVNPIGSLSDEGLVRRFVGASSGLANVEFRSNRSVEFLGESRTVSEYAATRSMGGVRTNATIHLATVEHDGDFVTVVAVHPEAVDERSRVDALLAGLRHPPA
- a CDS encoding DUF7523 family protein, with the translated sequence MTLAADTRAAVRRHPFLYDALRAGVVNYSAAARFLDVDGEADPVVAALRRFAEDLPDYDRPGDSPPVSMQSGLGEGDPADALLAVGDLALVPDEGSLTAITAGGEADAAALREVLGRLETAGVAVEAAAVGGGSLVVVVGRRDGADAVRAVEDALAV
- a CDS encoding DUF433 domain-containing protein, translating into MATQARWIVDDEESAVHDEPHIADSRITVRAVHEWVENGDLDPETVAGRHNLDIAAVYHALAYYHEHPERMREVERDRERTIEANRGRAVTGPDDLE
- the corA gene encoding magnesium/cobalt transporter CorA, whose product is MTTALVYRAEEVTEYDDLDAARAADGTTWVHVADADRVEMERVADAFDIHPLSVEDVCNGVRPKAEEYDDYTLVVVKRATLRGGETTFDEEIRDVPVGVFVGPDWLVTLSAGPVDPVDRVRQAVRSGDERLLHRGADFTAYRVLDVVVDEYFALLDEIEDDIETVEDAVTTSTNIETLEAINSVRRELLSFRKLAWPTREAVGVLARGDPAQIDEETEKYFRDVYDHLVQLVDLTETYRDLASGARDIYLNTLSQSTNEVMKVLTVVATIFIPLTFVVGVYGMNFGSSPYNMPELAWPYAYPAVMVGMLLVALVMLSYFRGQDYI
- a CDS encoding CbiX/SirB N-terminal domain-containing protein — encoded protein: MEALVIVAHGSHLNAGSSAPTFDHADTIRATGAFDEVREGFWKEEPSFREVLRTVESDEVYVVPLFISEGYFTEDVIPRELRLDGWDPDAWDSDGTSATHATLRPTDVDKTVHYCGPVGTHEAMSDVIVRRAESVTGDPDVGEGFGLAVVGHGTERNENSAKAIEYHADRIREMDRFDEVEALFMDEDPEVDDVTDFFDSEDVVVVPLFVADGYHTQEDIPEDMGLTEDYREGWDTPAEVDGHRIWYSGAVGTEPLMADVVLERAADAGADVADAVERVRAETGSAEPADD
- the cysS gene encoding cysteine--tRNA ligase — encoded protein: MTLQLSNTLTGEREAFEPVDDEQVTLYLCGLTTSDPAHVGHARTWTHTDVVHRWLEYLGYDVRHVENFTDVNEKIVARVGEVGDDEESVARHYTESFIEDMRALNLKRADVYPRVSEHVDEIFAMVETLVEAGYAYESDGSVYFDVTADDDYGKLSNQDVEASEVQGDEAELAEKRHPADFALWKAGGVDPDDIAQHRHDEAAPAEAAAEQAQTWDSPWGEGRPGWHIECSAMSTTHLGETFDIHVAGSDLVFPHNENEIAQAECATGREFSRYWLHTGMVQVEDEKMSSSLRNFTTARGAIEEFGVDTLRTFFVSTVYSADPTFSEETLAEAEERWEQLERGYERAVEAADSVDAYSDAPDSDLAAAVDAARADFEAAMNDDLNTREAMAALLELASAVNAHVDERDRYDFPGLKRAIDAFEELGGDVFGLSFGTADGGEVRVAEDLAELVLDLREREREAGNYERADELRDRLDHIGVAVEDGDDGPTYRFE
- a CDS encoding helix-turn-helix domain-containing protein, which codes for MPEHHDDSEYVDAIRDGNHATTDIADYVGVKRQSAYERLHAMEERELVEKETVGNSLYWTVDED
- a CDS encoding DUF7521 family protein, producing the protein MSVPLPDAPEPVAPLHFAATAEGLIPGITTAVIAILGFAVGYVAYRGYRRNESLPMLFVAAGFFLAFWTPGVLFGGFAALDAVATFAPGLRSTVRTALALAADLATIVGLCCILYGLWMPRR
- a CDS encoding ArsR/SmtB family transcription factor; translated protein: MDEDTDIDTVASLLGDDCARTILEATAAEALSATELAERCSVSGPTVYRRLETLREEELVAEQTRAGEDGHHYKVYTATLDRAVVDLTEDGFEIRLTRRGRMADRFTEFVEDLR
- a CDS encoding DUF7521 family protein; translation: MIWGYTAAQFGAVLVSLGSTVLGLVVGYQAYRGFRRNDSRSMRYLSVGLVLLTAVSFSLAFFGTLLLRLQVLPAAVGDPLRLVVRLLQFAGLAFITYSLYSRP
- a CDS encoding FxsA family protein, encoding MLRYLGLLLLVPLLDSLFLVFVATQIGAPLTILLVVLTALLGLLLVRAESRHTIREIQRKLAVGELPTNELLDGAFLLVAGALTLTPGLVTDAIGILLLVPFTRAPVRWFVREKILVPYMDKKSGGFATGNVYIGGFPFGGEGGPNVGGQGPNVGGQGPGPAGPSDGDAYDLDEDAYDIDFEDRDGDDRRGFD
- a CDS encoding NUDIX domain-containing protein, with amino-acid sequence MSEDDTAVTAPDPETVAARDGVTVDERTRAFPDEQFDALRDRYERIDGVVLVGVTRDDGAVLLQGGDNWSPPGGEVDPGQDWASAAESAVGALTGVEVTVEAAELVEYNEFHREGDSDDSFRAPVVHFGASLAGDADSFREDPTVADDWDHPAFNPEAVDLAWFDAVPADADPSHEDHIALYFD